ttcatctgaggGATCCACAGGAAACTACGATCAGCACAACTCAATTGAccctacactagagtcagagtcaatgACGAGTTGAAACGACATGGCAGAtcaaagttcaactactcaacaacagcgacGAAGTCCAATTGGGAGCCGAAAGACATATTGTAACaaaagcaaaagattgaagactcaacaaaagcGATGAGATGCAGCGTTTACAAAGGCTTCAACaagaacgtcgaaggaataagtgggggagaatgtcacggataaaattataaattgagtgtttgatgtaatgctcatgtatgtctatgtctttcgattttgttcatgctttgcacagcatgtaaagggctaaTAGTAGACTTAGCAGCCCCATTTTATTTGATTTTGGTAGTCGTCCTAGGCTTACAAATAAATGTTGCGTCATGTGGGCACTTATTGAaatttcgatctatagtggacaattttgaaccctttgttgtgcgatagttcagagcttataaagtctatttgtaatttgcattaactatgaagtgtttgctgaaatgattgcttgtggataccgagtgagatgctttctctaattcgttttctcttttgtaagtcctaaggGACCAGACGAGATTTCGGGGAAGTTGACTTTTGCGGACGAACatacaagggtaccgcacgacttaggcaaaatcagctaaatgCGTGACAACATGAACTACGTCATATAAAgtgacatgggttgggtcatgcataACCATATACGTTGGATTATGCTTAGCAACATGAGTTGAGTCATATTTTGTCACATGAGTTGAGTCATACATGACCACATAGACTAAGTTATGCCTAATTACATGGGTTGAGTCGTACTTATCCACAAGGGATGAATTGACCCGATTTGAAAGACCAACCTAACTCAAGTCAAACCTCAATTAGGCTCCtattatcaaattaaattttaatattttaaatcattaaaaaataatttaaatgcttcaattaaaaaaaattaaactcatgattttaaatttaaaactaattaagtcatataaattcatgaaaaaattcttgaaacacaaatatatctaattaaaaaaattaaaattactatattaatctaaaaataaaagttttaatAATTAGATTAATCTTGAAATTCACTTAAGCTCAAatgattattataaatcaaataatcattctaacatcataaaattttaaaattaaaatattattatatattataaaatcataACAAATTTAATATCAaggatttcaaaacataaatcaaaattGATTAGAAAACATAGATGATCTTATCTCTCTCCTCAACTATCTTCTCCTCAAACCTCTCAATCAGcgcttttatattaaaaaaatgagattttttgaaagagaaataaatatttaattttttgaatttatttttaatttacattcacatacaaaataaaaatataatattcatttcataATGAAATATATACTATTTACTTCCTCAAATCACATCAAGAAAtatatcaattaataatttaattaattaacaaaatttctaacttatctaaaaattaaatttaatctacATAAACTATAGTTATATGTAGACGCTATTCGAAAACCCGAGGCAGCTAGTACTATCCTGGACCGAAGACGCTACCTACGCCGTTCCTCTCGGCTGACATGCGCCGCCGGCAGCGGGGGAAGAGAGAGAAGGATCGATCGTACGAACCTTTCGGTCGATGAACTTGAGGACCTCGAAGGGGACGGCGTGGTACTTGTCGTAGACGGGGCCGACGAGGGCCCTGACGGCGCCTTCGGAGGCGAGGACAACGGGCGTCAGCGGGCCGGCGCGCTCCTTGGCGAACCCGTACAGCCACGCCGCCCACAACACGACCTGGACCGCCGCCGCGTGCACGAACTCCAGATACCTTAGCCTCTTCTGCTCTGTCTCATCCTGAGCCTTCCCCGACATCCACCaccaaatcataatcaaataactCAAAAGAAAAACTGGAAAAGGAGATCGAATCGGAGGGTTGCTCCTTACGATTTGAGCGGACTGGGGGACGGGGTCGGGGACGGGGACGGGGAACGGGGCGGGGTCGGGGGCTGGGTCGGCGGCCATCGTTGGCACAACGAAAAGGGAGGGGAAACCACAAGCAAGAAAGGAACGATCTCCGACGGAAGAGTTAGGGTTTGGGCTGGTGGGGAGGGAAAGGGGACCTTTCTGTGCCGGCCATTCTTGTAGGGACGAGGAATTCTGCGAGTCGCGGGATCTGATAGCGGATCGGGCGGCAGTTGACGAGTTCGTGACGGACGCCATCCCACCCCTTCACTGCGCATGAGCTTTGATCTGGCCGTCGGTTCGTCCGATATTTGATCTACAGAAGCAGCCTCCGCTACGACTCCGATATTTTGACataccactataataataataataacgataATTGATGTtagtatttttaataaataattagataaattaaaaaaagttttaaatttttttgtcttgtacagaaatttttattttattatctcaTGTTTTTTTCAGAGATGATATTATCCTATTGTTATCGTCTCCATCTAGTTGCTTCTATCCCGATGTAAGGC
Above is a genomic segment from Musa acuminata AAA Group cultivar baxijiao chromosome BXJ3-4, Cavendish_Baxijiao_AAA, whole genome shotgun sequence containing:
- the LOC135635823 gene encoding REF/SRPP-like protein OsI_017815 isoform X2, with product MASVTNSSTAARSAIRSRDSQNSSSLQEWPAQKGPLSLPTSPNPNSSVGDRSFLACGFPSLFVVPTMAADPAPDPAPFPVPVPDPVPQSAQIDETEQKRLRYLEFVHAAAVQVVLWAAWLYGFAKERAGPLTPVVLASEGAVRALVGPVYDKYHAVPFEVLKFIDRKVGESVQKLEPQVPSVVVEASAAARYAAVEVRRPGLVGSAVGLARSLYYRCEPTAKGLYAKYKPTADEVAVSAWRSLSRLPLVTRLVVPAGASAHLSEKYNEVVRCSAKKGYSISAHLPLVPTERIVQFLAGKATAKSL
- the LOC135635823 gene encoding REF/SRPP-like protein OsI_017815 isoform X1, coding for MASVTNSSTAARSAIRSRDSQNSSSLQEWPAQKGPLSLPTSPNPNSSVGDRSFLACGFPSLFVVPTMAADPAPDPAPFPVPVPDPVPQSAQIAQDETEQKRLRYLEFVHAAAVQVVLWAAWLYGFAKERAGPLTPVVLASEGAVRALVGPVYDKYHAVPFEVLKFIDRKVGESVQKLEPQVPSVVVEASAAARYAAVEVRRPGLVGSAVGLARSLYYRCEPTAKGLYAKYKPTADEVAVSAWRSLSRLPLVTRLVVPAGASAHLSEKYNEVVRCSAKKGYSISAHLPLVPTERIVQFLAGKATAKSL